One window of Etheostoma spectabile isolate EspeVRDwgs_2016 chromosome 6, UIUC_Espe_1.0, whole genome shotgun sequence genomic DNA carries:
- the mlf2 gene encoding myeloid leukemia factor 2: MFRFLNDVDDDPYMMDPFAAHRQQMRLMFGPFGMDPFALAPQIQPPRAPRRQAGALTPFGMMGMGGGFMDMFGMMGEMMGNVERMSGSPNCQTFSSSTVISYSSSDSGPPEVYQQTSATRTGPGGIRETRQSMRDSESGLERLAIGHHIGERGHVMERSRNRRTGDREERQDFINLDETDAAAFDEEWRREAGRYVPPTARALDYGRDRRGGGQQLALTAPPSSTSPPGHRHESPRHRQPHTRPRYDW, encoded by the exons ATGTTTCGGTTCTTGAATGACGTTGATGACGACCCCTACATGAT GGATCCATTTGCTGCTCACAGGCAGCAGATGAGGCTTATGTTTGGACCATTTGGCATGGATCCCTTTGCTCTCGCCCCCCAGATACAACCGCCCCGAGCACCACGCAGACAG GCTGGTGCATTGACCCCCTTTGGCATGATGGGAATG ggTGGAGGGTTCATGGATATGTTTGGCATGATGGGAGAAATGATGGGAAACGTG GAAAGAATGTCCGGTTCACCGAACTGTCAGACGTTTTCCTCCTCAACAGTGATCTCCTACTCCTCTTCAGACTCGGGGCCTCCTGAAGTTTATCAGCAGACCAGTGCAACGAGAACAGGCCCTGGAGGG ATTCGTGAGACGCGACAGTCAATGAGGGACAGCGAGAGCGGCCTTGAACGTCTTGCCATCGGCCACCACATCGGGGAACGTGGACATGTAATGGAGCGTTCACGAAATCGTCGCACTGGAGACCGCGAGGAACGACAAGACTTCATCAACCTTGATGAGA CTGATGCTGCAGCATTTGATGAGGAGTGGAGGAGGGAGGCAGGAAGATACGTTCCCCCGACTGCCCGGGCGCTGGACTACGGCCGAGATCGACGGGGAGGCGGCCAGCAGCTGGCCCTCACTGCCCCTCCCAGCTCGACGAGCCCCCCAGGCCATCGGCACGAGTCCCCCAGACACCGTCAACCCCACACCCGTCCACGTTACGACTGGTGA
- the cdc42l gene encoding cell division cycle 42, like has product MQTIKCVVVGDGAVGKTCLLISYTTNKFPSEYVPTVFDNYAVTVMIGGEPYTLGLFDTAGQEDYDRLRPLSYPQTDVFLVCFSVVSPSSFENVKEKVMVPEISHHCPRTPFLLVGTQVDLREDSNTIEKLAKNKQRPLYPESGEKLARELKAVKYVECSALTQRGLKNVFDEAILAALEPPETKTKRKCVLL; this is encoded by the exons ATGCAAACTATAAAATGTGTTGTGGTAGGGGACGGTGCAGTAGGAAAGACCTGCTTACTGATCTCATACACAACCAACAAGTTCCCCTCAGAATATGTACCCACG gTTTTTGACAATTATGCCGTGACGGTGATGATTGGGGGCGAGCCCTATACACTCGGCCTATTTGATACAGCAG GTCAGGAGGATTATGACAGGCTGCGTCCTCTCAGCTATCCACAGACGGATGTGTTCCTTGTATGTTTCTCTGTCGTCTCCCCCTCatcatttgaaaatgtcaaagagaaggtca tggtaCCTGAGATTTCGCACCACTGCCCACGCACCCCCTTTCTGTTAGTGGGTACACAGGTGGATCTGCGGGAAGACAGCAACACGATCGAGAAGCTGGCGAAAAACAAACAGCGCCCCCTATATCCTGAGAGCGGAGAGAAGCTGGCTCGTGAGCTCAAGGCTGTCAAATACGTGGAGTGCTCTGCTTTGACACAG CGAGGGCTTAAGAATGTGTTCGACGAGGCCATCCTGGCGGCCCTGGAGCCTCCTGAGACCAAAACCAAGAGAAAATGCGTCCTGCTATAG
- the wnt4b gene encoding wingless-type MMTV integration site family, member 4b, producing MPTVSTVNLTAPLLLLLLWATQPTMATNWLSLARLPRSRPVSGAAPCARLRGLTPGQVGVCRARGEVMESVRKAAEMVIEECQHQFRNRRWNCSTTTRGINVFGRVMNQGTREAAFVHALSSAAVAVAVTRACTRGELERCGCDRKVRGVSPEGFQWSGCSDNLSYGVAFSQTFVDEPERAKGLSAGRPLMNLHNNEAGRKAILHNMQVECKCHGVSGSCELRTCWKVMPPFRRVGVVLKERFDGATEVRLTRIGSRTALLPRDPQVKPPAARDLVYLAPSPDFCHLDPDNGIPGTAGRRCNGTSRLAPDGCELVCCGPGYRAGRAEVVQRCSCKFSWCCSVRCQQCKNTVTIHTCRV from the exons aTGCCAACTGTCTCCACTGTCAATCTCACGGCAccactcctcctcctgttgctaTGGGCAACCCAACCCACCATGGCAACCAACTGGCT CTCACTGGCGAGGTTGCCTCGCTCCAGGCCCGTGTCCGGTGCTGCCCCATGTGCGCGGCTGAGGGGGCTGACCCCAGGGCAGGTGGGGGTGTGCAGGGCGCGAGGGGAGGTCATGGAGTCCGTACGCAAGGCAGCCGAGATGGTCATAGAAGAG TGCCAACACCAGTTCAGGAACCGCCGCTGGAACTGTTCCACCACCACACGTGGGATCAATGTATTTGGCAGAGTCATGAACCAAG GGACTCGTGAGGCGGCCTTCGTGCATGCTTTGTCCTCAGCAGCCGTGGCAGTAGCTGTGACCCGAGCCTGCACTCGCGGGGAGCTGGAGCGGTGTGGCTGCGACAGGAAGGTCAGGGGGGTCAGCCCCGAGG GCTTCCAGTGGTCAGGGTGCAGTGACAACCTGTCCTATGGTGTGGCCTTCTCCCAAACATTTGTGGATGAACCTGAACGAGCCAAGGGGCTGTCAGCAGGGCGACCGCTCATGAACCTCCATAACAACGAGGCTGGCCGAAAG GCCATCCTTCACAACATGCAGGTGGAGTGCAAGTGTCATGGCGTCTCCGGCTCCTGTGAGTTGAGGACCTGCTGGAAGGTTATGCCTCCATTCAGGCGCGTTGGCGTTGTACTCAAAGAACGCTTTGATGGAGCCACAGAG GTTCGCCTGACTCGTATAGGATCCAGGACAGCCCTGCTTCCCCGTGACCCCCAAGTCAAACCCCCTGCTGCCAGAGATCTTGTGTACCTTGCGCCCTCTCCAGATTTCTGCCATCTCGACCCTGACAACGGTATCCCTGGGACTGCTGGTAGGAGATGTAACG GGACCTCCCGGCTGGCACCAGACGGCTGCGAGCTGGTGTGCTGTGGGCCAGGGTACAGAGCGGGCCGGGCTGAGGTGGTGCAGCGCTGCTCCTGCAAGTTCTCCTGGTGCTGCTCAGTCCGCTGCCAGCAGTGCAAGAACACAGTCACCATTCACACCTGTAGAGTCTAA
- the LOC116691260 gene encoding gamma-enolase, with the protein MSIVNIVAREILDSRGNPTVEVDLYTGKGVFRAAVPSGASTGIYEALELRDGDKTRYKGKGVTKAVSHINDTLGPALIQSGISVLEQEKLDNTMLEMDGTENKSKFGANAILGISLAICKAGAAEKGVPLYRHIADLAGNEELVLPVPAFNVINGGSHAGNRLAMQEFMVLPVGAESFRDALRLGAELYQTLRDVIKEKYGQDATNVGDEGGFAPNIQENSEALELIKTAIEKAGFTDKVVIGMDVAASEFFIEGKYDLDFKSAPNAARNISGEELASIYQGFINNYPVVSIEDPFDQDDWPAWSQFTASVGIQVVGDDLTVTNPRRIQRAVEDKACNCLLLKVNQIGSVTEAIKACKLAQENGWGVMVSHRSGETEDTFIADLVVGLCTGQIKTGAPCRSERLAKYNQLMRIEEELGDQARFAGHNFRNPSAL; encoded by the exons atgtCTATTGTGAATATTGTTGCCAGGGAGATCCTGGACTCCAGGGGAAACCCCACTGTGGAAGTAGATCTGTACACTGGCAAAG gtgtgtttagggcagCTGTGCCCAGTGGTGCATCCACCGGCATCTACGAGGCTCTGGAACTCCGAGATGGAGACAAAACTCGCTACAAGGGCAAAG GTGTAACCAAAGCTGTTAGTCACATCAATGACACTCTTGGACCTGCCCTCATCCAGTCT ggAATCAGTGTATTGGAGCAGGAGAAACTGGACAACACGATGCTTGAAATGGATGGCACTGAGAACAAAT CTAAGTTTGGGGCAAATGCTATTCTTGGAATATCACTGGCCATATGCAAAGCTGGCGCAGCAGAGAAAGGTGTCCCCTTGTACCGCCACATTGCTGATCTGGCAGGAAACGAAGAGTTGGTCCTCCCAGTTCCT GCTTTTAATGTGATCAATGGGGGCTCCCatgctggtaacagactggcTATGCAGGAATTCATGGTACTTCCTGTAGGGGCTGAGTCTTTCCGTGATGCTCTGCGTTTGGGGGCGGAGCTCTACCAGACACTGAGAGATGTCATCAAGGAGAAGTATGGTCAGGATGCTACAAATGTTGGAGATGAGGGAGGGTTTGCCCCAAATATACAAGAGAACAGTGAAG CCCTGGAGCTGATTAAGACTGCCATAGAGAAAGCAGGCTTCACAGACAAAGTAGTGATAGGGATGGATGTTGCCGCTTCAGAGTTTTTCATCGAGGGCAAGTACGACCTGGACTTTAAGTCTGCACCCAATGCTGCCCGCAACATCAGTGGGGAGGAGCTGGCGAGTATCTACCAGGGCTTCATTAACAACTACCCAG tGGTGTCTATTGAAGATCCTTTTGACCAGGACGACTGGCCGGCTTGGTCCCAGTTCACAGCTTCAGTGGGCATCCAG GTGGTCGGAGACGATCTGACAGTCACTAACCCACGCAGGATCCAACGAGCCGTGGAGGACAAGGCCTGCAACTGTCTGCTGCTTAAAGTCAACCAGATCGGCTCTGTTACAGAGGCCATCAAGGC GTGTAAGCTGGCCCAGGAGAATGGCTGGGGTGTGATGGTGAGCCACCGCTCAGGAGAAACAGAGGACACTTTTATAGCCGACCTGGTGGTTGGTCTCTGCACTGGACAg ATCAAGACTGGAGCTCCCTGTCGATCAGAACGTCTGGCCAAATACAATCAGCTTATGAG GATTGAGGAAGAGTTGGGTGACCAGGCTCGCTTTGCTGGGCACAACTTTCGCAACCCCAGTGCCCTTTGA